From Microcebus murinus isolate Inina chromosome 13, M.murinus_Inina_mat1.0, whole genome shotgun sequence, the proteins below share one genomic window:
- the LOC142874852 gene encoding LOW QUALITY PROTEIN: uncharacterized protein LOC142874852 (The sequence of the model RefSeq protein was modified relative to this genomic sequence to represent the inferred CDS: deleted 1 base in 1 codon): MRLTVVKPFKCKECGDGFNLCSHIIEHKNIHDGEKPYKCKQCGKVFKSCSSLSNHDTIHTGEEPNKCEKCDQAFNWRSSFTKHKRIQAREKPYLCEECGKTFHCSSYLSAHKRIHTGEETHKCYECGKAFNLLSCLTKHKRIHTGEKPYKCEECGEVFKQCAHLYVHKRIHTGHKTYKCEECGKIFHIFERLNVHKRIHNGEKPYKCDDCGTAFKPYSYLSEHGRIHTEEKPYKCKRCDTAFKRYSDLSEHKRIHIGEKPYKCDECGKAFNQFSHLTEHKRIHTGEKPYKCEECGKSFNRVSNLTMHKRIHTGEKPCKCEECGKAFYRFSNLTTHKRIHTGEKPYKCEECGRAFNQLSNLIRHKRIHTGEKPYKCEECGKAFNRVSNLTMHKIIHTGEKPCKCEECGKAFNRFSNLTMHKRIHTGEKPYKCEECGRAFNQFSSLTRHNRIILERNPTNVTEPLTSTDTFLYIKEFIYEETLEM, translated from the exons ATGAGACTTACTGTAGTGAAAccttttaaatgtaaagaatgtggagATGGCTTTAACCTATGTTCACATATTATTGAACATAAGAACATTCATgatggagagaaaccttacaaatgtaaacAATGTGGCAAAGTATTTAAATCTTGTTCAAGCCTTTCTAATCATGACACAATTCACACTGGAGAGGAACccaacaaatgtgaaaaatgtgatcAAGCTTTTAACTGGCGGTCATCCTTTACTAAACATAAGAGAATTCAGGCAAGGGAAAAACCCTACctgtgtgaagaatgtggcaaaacctttcaTTGCTCCTCATACCTTTCTgcacacaaaagaattcatactggagaggaGACCCACAAATGctatgaatgtggcaaagcctttaatcTGTTGTCATGTCTTACTAagcataagagaattcatactggggagaaaccatacaaatgtgaagaatgtggcgaAGTCTTTAAACAGTGTGCACATCTTTATGtgcataaaagaattcatactggacaTAAaacctacaaatgtgaagaatgtggcaaaatctTTCACATATTTGAACGACTTaatgtacataaaagaattcataatggagagaaaccctacaaatgcgATGATTGTGGC ACAGCCTTTAAACCGTACTCATATCTCTCTGAACATGGAAGAATTCATACtgaagagaaaccctacaaatgtaaaagATGTGACACAGCTTTTAAACGATACTCTGACCtttctgaacataaaagaattcatattggagagaaaccctacaaatgtgatgagtgtggcaaagcctttaatcAGTTCTCGCATCTTACTGagcataagagaattcatactggagagaaaccttacaaatgtgaagaatgtggcaaatcctTTAATCGGGTCTCAAATCTCACTAtgcataagagaattcataccgGAGAGAAACCCtgcaaatgtgaagaatgtggcaaagccttttatCGGTTCTCAAATCTTACTAcgcataagagaattcatactggagagaaaccctacaaatgtgaagaatgtggcagagcCTTTAATCAGTTATCAAATCTTATTAggcataagagaattcatactggagagaaaccctacaaatgtgaagaatgtggcaaagcctttaatcGGGTCTCAAATCTCACTATGCATaagataattcatactggagagaaaccctgcaaatgtgaagaatgtggcaaagcctttaatcGGTTCTCAAATCTTACTAtgcataagagaattcatactggagagaaaccctacaaatgtgaagaatgtggcagagcCTTTAATCAGTTCTCAAGTCTTACTAGGCATAacagaatt atactggagagaaaccctacaaatgttaCCGAGCCATTAACCAGTACTGATACCTTTTTGTACATAAAGGaatttatatatgaggaaactcTAGAAATGTGA